The following proteins are encoded in a genomic region of Debaryomyces hansenii CBS767 chromosome G complete sequence:
- a CDS encoding DEHA2G24794p (similar to uniprot|P19807 Saccharomyces cerevisiae YGL077c HNM1 choline permease), translating to MGLSRSIAFENSNEIESDDKNNYKTNLSTNFSWWSLFGISFGLTNSWLGISSSLATGISSGGAVLIVYGLVIGFIFNLAVAITLCELVSCFPDSGGQYYWTLRLAPYRYKRFLSYSCGCVSYAGALFTNASITSGVATSIMAIYDLCHPTFVLKRWHIFVTYEILNLCVSIFNIWDKYLPLCTSSALYVSILAFAVTLVTCLSCSRGAYQSADFVFKDFVNTTGWKSPGIGFIVGLVNPLWSYVGIDSATHMVDELGISRSRILIPRAVLGTVVLGFVTALMYSVSMFFCIRDPEKVVEAVLPILEIFHQSTRSRPAAIILQCLCITTGFLCNVVANTWQARICWSFSRDRGLPGSKYWMVINKKSRLPINAHLVSNLWIGVIGCIFLGSSTAFNAIITACITLLLISYSIPTACLLANGRNRVKKGPFWLGKLGLICNIMTLMWTLFCLIFLSFPYVLPVTKASMNYISVVYVIIALYIFIYWVFRKRYIICGDGSFPDSILP from the coding sequence atgGGACTTTCAAGAAGCATTgcttttgaaaattcaaacGAAATTGAAAGcgatgataaaaataacTACAAAACAAATTTGTCtacaaatttttcttggtGGTCACTATTTGGTATTAGTTTTGGATTAACCAATTCGTGGCTTGGTATATCGTCTTCTTTAGCTACAGGTATTTCTTCCGGGGGAGCTGTATTGATTGTATATGGTCTTGTAATTggtttcattttcaacttaGCTGTCGCAATTACACTATGTGAATTAGTTTCTTGCTTCCCAGATTCGGGTGGACAATATTATTGGACTTTACGTTTGGCTCCCTATAGATATAAACGCTTCCTATCTTACAGTTGTGGGTGTGTAAGTTATGCTGGCGCTTTGTTTACCAATGCATCAATTACGTCTGGTGTTGCAACAAGCATAATGGCTATTTACGATTTATGCCATCCAACTTTCGTCTTGAAACGCTGGCACATTTTTGTGACTTACGAAATCCTAAACTTATGCGTatcaatattcaatatatgggataaatatttaccGTTATGCACATCATCAGCCCTTTACGTATCAATTCTTGCATTTGCTGTCACATTAGTTACCTGCTTGTCATGCTCACGCGGTGCGTATCAACTGGCTGACTTTGTTTTCAAAGACTTTGTTAATACAACTGGGTGGAAAAGCCCAGGAATAGGTTTTATTGTGGGTCTAGTGAATCCGCTTTGGTCTTATGTTGGAATAGATTCGGCAACACACATGGTTGATGAATTGGGCATTTCACGATCTAGAATTCTCATACCAAGGGCAGTTTTGGGTACTGTTGTCCTAGGCTTCGTCACTGCATTAATGTATTCTGTTTCAATGTTTTTCTGTATTCGCGACCCAGAAAAGGTAGTTGAAGCAGTGTTGCcgattttggaaatttttcaccaatCTACAAGAAGTAGGCCTGCTGCAATTATTCTTCAGTGCTTATGTATAACAACTGGATTCCTTTGTAACGTTGTTGCCAACACATGGCAAGCAAGAATTTGTTGGTCATTTTCTCGTGATAGAGGTTTACCAGGCTCAAAATATTGGATGGTTattaataagaaatcaagACTTCCAATTAACGCCCATTTAGTGTCTAACCTTTGGATAGGCGTTATTGGCTGTATTTTTCTTGGTTCTAGTACCGCATTCAATGCCATCATTACCGCGTGTATTACCTTACTATTAATATCCTACTCTATCCCAACAGCATGCTTATTAGCAAATGGTAGAAATCGTGTGAAAAAAGGACCCTTTTGGTTGGGAAAATTAGGCTTAATATGTAATATCATGACTTTAATGTGGACATTATTTTGtctaatatttctttcattCCCTTATGTTCTACCAGTAACAAAAGCTTCTATGAACTATATATCCGTGGTATATGTTATCATCGCCctctatatatttatctattGGGTGTTTAGGAAAAGGTATATCATATGTGGAGATGGAAGCTTCCCAGATTCTATTCTACCTTAA
- a CDS encoding DEHA2G24816p (weakly similar to uniprot|P39676 Saccharomyces cerevisiae YGR234w YHB1 flavohemoglobin) has product MTIVTPVIYQIRELTPREKELIKASVPILEESGDVLTSKFYNHMLTDFPEVKPFFNESNQKTMKQPKILAFALLHYAKNIDDIAPLTAFVNQIVVKHVGLQVKPEHYPIVGQCLLDTMETLLGPEIATEEFLTAWATAYGNLAQILINAEAEKYKTMEWDGFRGFKITRIENESRNVKSVYFKPADGGKIAMPKRGQYVCIRFKLPDSDTEKSREYSLSQYPSSDEYRISVRLLEGGQISPFIHNGLQVGSTIRVSPPAGQFIYRESDVAKPVVLFVGGIGITPLVSITEKALESGRQVYMLNSNRQVETRPFAKWLQGLKEKYGDKFKLIEFISNESDSGLHAIDKLESRRLAAQDFDFVKPNFDYYMLGPNPYMNFVKGELLNRGVEESEIASEFFGPMEV; this is encoded by the coding sequence ATGACAATTGTCACTCCAGTAATTTACCAGATTAGAGAATTAACTCCCCGTGAAAAGGAATTGATTAAAGCATCGGTTCCAATACTCGAAGAGTCAGGGGATGTGTTAACTTCTAAGTTTTACAATCATATGCTCACCGATTTTCCAGAAGTAAAGCCTTTCTTCAACGAATCCAACCAAAAGACCATGAAACAACCTAAAATTTTGGCATTTGCTTTATTGCATTACGCcaagaatattgatgacATAGCTCCACTTACAGCATTTGTAAATCAAATAGTTGTTAAGCATGTAGGTTTACAAGTTAAACCGGAACATTATCCTATTGTTGGTCAATGTCTTTTAGATACAATGGAGACTTTATTAGGTCCAGAAATTGCAACAGAAGAATTTTTGACTGCATGGGCAACTGCTTATGGTAATTTGGCCCAAATTTTAATCAACGCTGAAGCTGagaaatataaaacaaTGGAATGGGATGGATTCCGTGGATTCAAAATTACACGTATCGAGAATGAATCTAGAAACGTCAAGTCTGTTTACTTCAAACCTGCTGATGGCGGAAAAATTGCTATGCCTAAGAGAGGACAATACGTCTGTATTAGATTTAAGTTACCAGACTCTGATACAGAGAAAAGTAGGGAATATTCTCTCTCTCAATATCCTAGCTCTGATGAATATCGTATCTCTGTTCGTTTACTCGAAGGTGGACAGATTTCCCCATTTATACATAACGGATTGCAAGTTGGTTCTACTATCCGTGTTAGCCCCCCAGCAGGTCAATTCATATATCGTGAATCTGACGTTGCTAAGCCAGTTGTTTTATTCGTAGGGGGTATCGGTATTACTCCTTTAGTTTCGATCACTGAAAAGGCTTTAGAAAGTGGCCGTCAGGTGTACATGCTCAATTCTAATAGACAAGTTGAAACCAGACCTTTTGCTAAGTGGTTGCAAGGCTTAAAGGAAAAATATGGAGATAAATTCAAGCTAATTGAGTTTATCTCGAATGAATCTGATTCGGGTCTTCATGCTATCGACAAGTTGGAATCTCGTAGATTAGCTGCTCAAGATTTTGACTTTGTTAAACCAAACTTCGATTATTACATGTTAGGTCCTAACCCTTACATGAATTTTGTTAAAGGAGAGTTGTTGAATAGGGGTGTTGAGGAATCGGAAATTGCTTCTGAATTTTTTGGCCCTATGGAAGtataa
- a CDS encoding DEHA2G24838p (some similarities with CA5470|IPF300 Candida albicans), with product MVTMITDHVFYGYARDPFVYGSLALTLGFGTVYYFNRFSVWKTIRTQGINSIHSRTKLIHIIFGAFLVFLNVYMWVYLSSSGLPTSTYLGSDFRQSPLTSTILGLEYSKFNVPGYSFIEEKVQFGSTEDFECSAVQFNDKMFSSPAVPVDGDLRRVRNQAFELAKSEYPIAKNCFLDKDDESEEEILNRKWARFCGSSVWLSKYEVHFFVNRIVYAHENARSRPTISLIDVQIFDRDWNELPDFKIPLADGTELNFPGLVKIDIDQNPKHKLSVMGPEDPRVVLRKYINDNGELEEEPVIVFNMRRTEINWKRAMHFYRPFNGNETIRLTLRDLKPRFREKNWAPFFDDNDPDNIYFIYNFNPLRVIKCGLSDGVCDKVTGPSFIDSKADESKHVGALRGGTNLVPIPSDLLPKHLFFRKYWFGIARSHNSDCGCLKEIYRPHAFIISKNLETGEFTLDYVSSLMDFNVIAEPWSKRQGICKDGKNVLIPNSIAYWDHVLKSDSTVKQDFMGITFSEADRTNKIVHIQGFWHHILKALNSKDTGQGFKAIANIKEYYAESNTELENELLGRCATSLAEQYCEDTATSQNWIDQSRNFHLI from the coding sequence ATGGTCACAATGATTACTGATCATGTTTTTTATGGGTATGCAAGAGACCCATTTGTTTATGGATCTTTGGCTCTAACCCTAGGATTTGGAACAGTATATTACTTCAATAGGTTTAGCGTATGGAAAACAATCAGGACTCAAGGAATAAATAGTATACACTCAAGAACTAAGTTAATCCACATTATTTTCGGAGCATTTTTGGTATTCCTCAACGTTTACATGTGGGTTTACTTATCGTCTAGTGGTTTACCTACTCTGACATATTTAGGGTCGGATTTCCGTCAATCACCCTTGACACTGACCATTTTAGGGTTAGAGTATTCTAAGTTTAACGTACCAGGATATTCTTTTATTGAAGAGAAAGTACAATTTGGATCCACGGAAGATTTTGAGTGTAGTGCTGTTCAattcaatgataaaatGTTTTCAAGCCCAGCTGTTCCTGTTGATGGTGATTTAAGAAGAGTGAGGAATCAAGCTTTTGAATTAGCGAAATCCGAGTATCCAATAGCAAAGAACTGTTTTTTGGACAAAGACGACGAATCCGAGGAAGAGATTCTTAACAGAAAATGGGCAAGATTCTGTGGTAGTAGTGTTTGGTTATCCAAATATGAAGTCCATTTCTTTGTCAATAGAATAGTATATGCGCATGAAAACGCAAGAAGCAGGCCTACCATCAGTCTCATCGATGTTCAAATTTTCGATCGTGATTGGAATGAACTACCTGACTTTAAGATCCCACTAGCTGACGGGACAGAGCTTAATTTCCCGGGACTTGTTAAGATTGATATAGATCAAAATCCTAAACACAAACTTTCAGTTATGGGTCCTGAAGACCCTCGTGTTGTATTAAGGAAGTACATTAACGATAATGGCgaattggaagaagaacCAGTGATTGTTTTCAACATGCGTCGTACGGAGATTAACTGGAAAAGAGCCATGCATTTTTATAGACCCTTTAATGGTAATGAAACTATCAGGTTGACATTAAGGGATTTAAAGCCAAGATTTCGTGAGAAGAATTGGGCTCCAttttttgatgataatgatcctgacaatatttatttcatataCAATTTTAATCCCCTTCGTGTCATCAAATGTGGTCTTTCTGACGGTGTGTGTGATAAGGTTACTGGACCCAGTTTCATAGATTCTAAAGCCGACGAATCAAAGCATGTCGGTGCATTAAGAGGGGGAACCAATCTCGTTCCAATACCGTCCGATCTTTTACCGAAGCATCTTTTttttagaaaatattggtTCGGTATTGCCAGATCTCATAATAGTGATTGTGGATGTTTGAAGGAAATTTATAGACCACACGCATTTATAATATCTAAAAATTTGGAGACTGGTGAGTTTACATTGGATTATGTAAGCTCTTTGATGGACTTCAATGTTATTGCAGAACCATGGTCCAAGAGACAAGGTATATGTAAAGATGGGAAGAATGTATTGATCCCGAACAGTATTGCCTATTGGGATCATGTTTTAAAATCGGATTCCACAGTTAAACAAGATTTTATGGGCATCACTTTTTCTGAAGCCGATAGAACAAATAAAATCGTACATATACAAGGATTCTGGCACCATATATTGAAAGCATTGAACAGTAAGGATACTGGTCAGGGATTTAAGGCGATAGCGaatataaaagaatattatGCTGAAAGTAATACTGAACTCGAGAATGAATTGTTAGGGAGATGTGCCACCTCTTTGGCTGAACAGTATTGCGAAGATACGGCAACCTCTCAAAATTGGATTGATCAATCTAGGAATTTTCACCTCATTTAA
- a CDS encoding DEHA2G24860p (similar to uniprot|P00723 Kluyveromyces lactis LAC4 Beta- galactosidase) — translation MTEYTAQTLQSVLSNPKIVEINRLDSRAYYLPSDSTLSLNGNWDFNYSQSPLVAPLPHDKFAEFPGRLIVPGHWQLQGYGKPHYTNVVFPFAVDPPNPPSQNPTGTYRRKFVVPDEWKSKPFLFRLRFEGVDNSFHIFLNGKLVGYNEGSRNASEFDVAEHILLDEVNELWVRVYQWSSSSYIEDQDQWWLSGIFRDVYLLGFNKSGFIEDFNIVTDLDNKYVDSRLTINSKINFITSNSKLHVLLKREEDEIINKIFDLKDSNFNECLEVQNPLKWTAESPNLYNLELSVLVDNKVTNKVEQDVGFRKVEMKNGTLRVNGKSILIRGVNRHDHHPKHGRAVPLEYIKRDLYIMKKHNINAIRTSHYPNHPKFYELANRLGFWVLDEADLECHGFFEAVRKPVGGNDDAEYDEEKLRLFKLANQFTSDNKEWEAAYVDRAYQLVKRDFNQPCVFLWSLGNEAFYGYNHKSMVAKIRELDTSRPIHYEGDLQAESTDLYSRMYPSFQTLDKFVNQSEKPLILCEYGHAMGNSPGLLRQYQDYFYKYDQLQGGFIWEWANHGLYVNKDGQDIYYYGGDFGEYPHDGVFIMDGLLDSQHNPTPGLIEYAKVIEPIVIKIDKDKIKITNTFDFIDLDNYTATYQVVNYSDLDRKIIKRGELTLPKINAQETVEVSLPGYPQIVSSGTNCLEVQFKTINHTEAVESGHVVSWSQYELEKFPKRHVHQSYDRNLVEFAEDKLKFQIKSPYSDFVFDKISGCISNWQNDTNNLISKGINNLTFWRPSINNDAPVDEPYWRRFGLDHMQYNIRNIHIDKFPDSERIALIKVESLISPPILSWGFKTIQEYSIFTNEIKIYTKLTPEGFKDICIPETIPRLGYEFEINDELGRFVKWFGRGPGESYSDKKESQRIDVYRLPFEDLDYSYEYPQENGNHEETEWLLLENDNESGLYVTMEGKRFGYKASDEYDVQEAKHPHEIKHGSKYIRIDYKQHGVGTGACGPRVLDEFEFKISKETPIIFTISLKGLK, via the coding sequence ATGACAGAATATACAGCACAGACACTCCAATCGGTACTTTCAAACCCAAAAATTGTCGAGATCAATAGACTAGACTCTAGGGCTTACTATTTACCTAGCGACTCAACATTGAGTCTTAATGGGAATTGGGATTTCAATTACTCCCAGTCTCCATTAGTTGCACCTTTACCTCACGACAAATTTGCAGAATTCCCAGGTAGGTTGATTGTTCCTGGTCATTGGCAACTACAAGGATATGGGAAACCACATTATACTAATGTCGTGTTCCCATTTGCAGTGGACCCTCCTAATCCACCATCGCAGAACCCAACTGGTACATACCGCCGTAAGTTTGTTGTTCCAGATGAGTGGAAATCAAAGCCTTTTTTATTCAGACTTCGGTTTGAAGGTGTAGATAATTCGtttcatatatttcttaatgGTAAACTAGTTGGTTATAATGAGGGTAGTAGAAATGCATCTGAATTTGATGTTGCTGAACATATTTTATTAGACGAagttaatgaattatgGGTCAGGGTATATCAGTggtcttcttcttcatataTTGAAGACCAAGACCAGTGGTGGTTGAGTGGTATTTTTAGAGATGTCTACTTATTAGGGTTCAATAAGAGTGGATTCATTGAGGATTTTAATATTGTGACCGACTTGGATAATAAGTACGTGGACTCAAGATTAACAATCAACCTGAAGATAAACTTCATTACCTCGAATTCTAAATTACATGTATTATTAAAACGTGAAGAGgatgaaataataaataagatttttgatttaaaaGACTCAAATTTTAATGAGTGCTTAGAAGTACAAAACCCACTTAAATGGACAGCCGAATCCCCAAACCTTTataatcttgaattatCGGTTTTAGTAGACAATAAGGTAACGAATAAGGTAGAACAAGATGTGGGATTTCGTAAGGTTgaaatgaaaaatggaaCATTAAGGGTTAACGGTAAGTCTATATTAATAAGGGGGGTCAATAGACATGACCACCATCCAAAGCACGGCAGAGCAGTACCATTAGAATACATAAAACgtgatttatatattatgaaAAAGCATAACATCAATGCTATTCGTACATCGCATTATCCAAATCACCCCAAGTTTTATGAATTGGCAAACCGTTTAGGATTTTGGGTTCTTGATGAAGCAGACCTAGAATGTCATGGATTCTTTGAAGCAGTTAGAAAGCCAGTTGGGGGCAATGATGATGCTGAAtatgacgaagaaaagCTACgcttattcaaattagCAAACCAATTTACTTCCGATAATAAAGAATGGGAAGCAGCTTATGTTGACAGAGCTTATCAGTTAGTAAAGAGAGATTTTAACCAACCTTGTGTATTTTTATGGTCGCTTGGAAACGAAGCTTTCTATGGCTATAATCATAAATCAATGGTTGCGAAAATCAGGGAATTAGACACTTCGCGCCCAATTCATTATGAAGGAGACCTTCAAGCAGAGTCTACAGACTTATATAGCCGAATGTATCCTCTGTTCCAGACTCTCGATAAGTTTGTGAATCAATCGGAGAAGCCATTGATTTTATGTGAATATGGCCATGCAATGGGAAATAGCCCAGGTCTTTTAAGACAATATCAGGACTATTTCTACAAATATGATCAGCTTCAAGGAGGATTTATATGGGAGTGGGCCAATCATGGATTATACGTAAATAAAGATGGTCAAGACATTTATTATTACGGAGGAGACTTCGGTGAATATCCTCACGATGGGGTTTTCATCATGGATGGACTTTTAGATTCTCAACATAATCCAACTCCAGgattaattgaatatgcCAAGGTTATTGAGCCTATAGTGATTAAAATagataaagataaaataaaaattacTAACACATTTGACTTTATTGACTTAGATAATTACACTGCAACATACCAGGTAGTTAACTACTCGGATTTAGATagaaaaataatcaagAGAGGTGAATTAACTTTACCTAAGATTAATGCGCAAGAAACTGTTGAAGTATCATTACCAGGATATCCGCAAATTGTTTCGAGCGGCACGAATTGCTTAGAAGTACAGTTCAAGACAATAAATCATACAGAAGCTGTTGAAAGTGGACATGTCGTGTCATGGTCACAGTatgaattagaaaagttTCCAAAAAGACATGTTCATCAATCTTATGATAGAAATTTGGTTGAATTTGCTGAAGATAAGTTAAAGTTTCAAATTAAGAGTCCCTATTCAGACTTTGTTTTCGATAAGATATCTGGGTGTATTTCAAATTGGCAAAATGATACCAACAATTTAATTTCGAAaggtattaataatttaaccTTTTGGAGACCGAGTATTAATAACGACGCACCGGTAGATGAGCCATACTGGCGCCGATTTGGTCTTGATCATATGCAATACAATATTAGAAACATTCATATAGATAAGTTTCCTGATTCAGAAAGGATAGCTTTAATAAAAGTGgaatctttaatttcaccGCCAATTTTATCTTGGGGGTTTAAAActattcaagaatattcGATTTTTACAAATGAGATAAAGATTTATACAAAGTTGACCCCTGAAGGATTCAAAGATATATGTATCCCAGAAACTATTCCAAGGTTGGGatatgaatttgaaatcaatgatgAATTGGGTAGATTTGTTAAATGGTTTGGTAGAGGCCCCGGCGAAAGTTATAGTGACAAGAAAGAATCACAAAGGATAGATGTTTATAGATTACCGTTTGAAGATCTTGATTATTCATACGAATATCCACAGGAAAATGGTAATCACGAAGAAACAGAATGGTTATTATTAGAGAATGACAATGAATCGGGGCTTTATGTTACAATGGAAGGTAAACGATTCGGATATAAAGCATCAGACGAATACGATGTTCAAGAAGCCAAACATCCTCATGAAATAAAGCATGGCTCGAAGTATATTAGGATTGATTACAAGCAACATGGAGTTGGTACGGGTGCATGTGGTCCAAGAGTCCTAGATGAgtttgaattcaaaatttctaaaGAGACGCCAATTATTTTTACCATTAGTTTAAAAGGTTTGAAATAG
- a CDS encoding DEHA2G24882p (similar to uniprot|P07921 Kluyveromyces lactis LAC12 Lactose permease): MSIKSSSWNPHFSDSCYRKQENSIWNMSEVKPETEHVEHRKDEKNVHVGIQSIPSLDADGKPIEVSEVERPKLLSKHLIPLYCCCLIVYFCSTMNGFDGSLMGSIYTLPDYLEYYDLDMSSTGTGLIVSIYYVGQIVGAFFCSLMDWKGRKVAILTGCFGACIGAVITAVAKDTKTLIGGRFFLSFCTTIAVAAAPAYCVEISPSHLRGTVAGLYNTLWYVGSLVAAFTAYGADLNYRGSTKSFKLPLWLQIIFPAIVVLFGWLIPESPRWLVGVKRIDEARKIIAKYHCNGDENHPLVDLEIAEMIDSFNDVKLSDPIKVLDMRPLVTKRSDRYRLGLVIAMSWFGQFSGNNVASYYLPTMLNKVGMTSASTNVLMNGIYSLVCWFASILGSFSHDKVGRRKMFMFSTIGASLMLSGLAICTARYNITPTQAASTGTLVFIYLFGVIFSFAFTPMQPIYPSEVSSNILRSRSMIVLYVTSGIASFVNQFSAPKAMENIGYWYYVFFVFWDIFEFVIIYFFFVETRHKSLEELEKIFEAKNPRKVSVGNYSDEDEKIEEVEVARQKHVIALTNQFVNERLANQDV; this comes from the coding sequence ATGTCTATAAAATCGAGCTCTTGGAACCCCCATTTCTCAGATTCCTGCTACAGAAAGCAAGAGAATTCTATATGGAATATGAGCGAAGTGAAACCAGAGACGGAGCACGTAGAACATAGGAaggatgaaaaaaatgtCCATGTTGGCATCCAGTCGATTCCTTCATTAGATGCTGATGGGAAGCCTATAGAGGTTTCAGAAGTAGAGCGACCTAAGTTGCTCAGTAAGCATTTGATACCACTTTATTGTTGTTGCCTTATTGTGTACTTTTGTTCTACTATGAATGGATTCGATGGTAGTTTAATGGGTAGTATTTATACTTTACCAGACTACCTTGAGTATTATGACTTAGATATGAGTTCTACTGGAACTGGACTCATTGTCtctatatattatgttGGACAAATAGTTGGCGCATTCTTTTGCTCTTTGATGGATTGGAAGGGAAGAAAAGTAGCTATTCTTACGGGTTGTTTTGGTGCTTGTATTGGTGCGGTGATTACTGCAGTTGCAAAAGACACTAAAACGTTAATTGGCGGTagattctttctttctttctgtACTACGAttgctgttgctgctgCTCCAGCATACTGTGTTGAAATTTCCCCATCCCATCTTAGAGGTACTGTTGCCGGTCTTTATAATACTCTCTGGTATGTGGGCTCTCTTGTTGCTGCATTCACGGCTTATGGTGcagatttgaattatcgTGGGTCCACCAAATCGTTTAAGCTTCCTCTTTGgttgcaaataatttttccTGCTATAGTAGTATTATTTGGGTGGCTTATACCTGAGTCTCCAAGATGGTTGGTTGGGGTTAAAAGAATTGATGAGGctagaaaaattattgccAAATACCATTGTAACGGTGACGAAAATCATCCATTAGTAGATCTTGAAATAGCAGAAATGATTGACTCCTTCAACGATGTAAAACTTTCTGATCCTATTAAGGTGCTTGACATGAGGCCATTAGTCACAAAACGTTCTGATAGATACAGGCTCGGTTTAGTGATTGCAATGTCTTGGTTTGGACAGTTCTCAGGAAACAATGTTGCTTCTTACTATCTTCCAACAATGCTCAATAAAGTCGGTATGACTTCAGCTTCAACTAATGTACTCATGAATGGTATATATTCTCTCGTTTGTTGGTTTGCCTCAATATTGGGGTCTTTTTCACATGATAAGGTCGGTAGAAGAAAGATGTTCATGTTTTCTACTATAGGTGCATCCTTAATGTTATCGGGGCTTGCTATATGTACAGCCAGATATAACATCACACCAACGCAAGCTGCTTCAACTGGTACACTTGTTTTCATATATCTCTTTGGTGTGATCTTCTCATTTGCATTCACACCAATGCAACCAATTTACCCATCCGAAGTTTCATCTAATATCTTGAGATCTCGTAGTATGATCGTCCTCTATGTTACATCAGGTATCGCATCGTTCGTTAACCAATTTTCAGCACCGAAGGCGATGGAAAATATAGGATATTGGTATTATGTTTTTTTCGTCTTCTGggatatttttgaatttgttattatctatttcttttttgttgAAACTAGGCATAAATCTCTTGAAGAGTTAGAAAAAATATTCGAAGCAAAAAATCCAAGGAAGGTTTCTGTTGGAAATTACAGCGATGAAGACGAGAAAATTGAAGAGGTAGAGGTTGCAAGGCAAAAGCATGTTATAGCCCTCACGAATCAATTCGTTAACGAAAGATTGGCTAACCAAGATGTATAA
- a CDS encoding DEHA2G24904p (similar to uniprot|P47181 Saccharomyces cerevisiae YJR154w), translated as MLYQKSVKSFGAITLENGLKITDITKQPPHCVSSLPITTKDFTLLYNSDTSSIIEKLEKYGVCIVRNLIQEEKCDKIVEELDPYFFRDEAWNGSPFPKETTVVTRSILKSPTSADFILCNDLFVQLSSRFLSESNYFWTGNQIREGSSYIQLNSAITYKVGPNAKDQMYHREDMIHHNIHEENDTYKYGSETLLGLSIALTDTTKANGATRVIPGSHLWGPNRCPDNNEGNACYLELEKGDCAFILGSTYHAASSNMTSEDRITSFYFMTKSYLKQEENYFLDKNVSYFTKYSNIALRLLGLDLSEPFCGHMDYMNPILLFTAKSSFEESTPKFQNKNYTETIYPSFT; from the coding sequence ATGTTATATCAAAAATCCGTAAAGTCTTTTGGAGCAATTACATTAGAAAATGGTTTAAAGATCACAGATATAACTAAACAACCACCACATTGtgtttcttcattaccAATAACTACTAAAGATTTCACTCTATTATACAATTCAGatacttcttcaattatcGAGAAACTCGAAAAATATGGAGTATGTATTGTTAGGAATTTGATACAAGAGGAAAAATGTGataaaattgttgaagaattagatcCTTATTTCTTTAGAGATGAAGCTTGGAATGGATCACCATTTCCAAAAGAAACCACAGTAGTTACGAGAAGCATTTTAAAATCACCTACTTCAGCAGACTTCATCCTTTGcaatgatttatttgtaCAACTTTCTTCACGGTTTTTGAGTGAGTCGAATTACTTTTGGACGGGGAATCAAATCAGAGAAGGCAGTAGTTATATACAACTTAATTCAGCAATTACATATAAGGTAGGCCCCAATGCAAAGGATCAAATGTATCACCGGGAGGATATGATTCATCACAATATCCACGAAGAGAATGATACCTATAAATATGGCTCGGAAACTCTTCTAGGATTATCAATAGCCTTGACAGACACCACTAAAGCTAATGGAGCCACGAGAGTAATTCCGGGTTCCCATTTATGGGGGCCGAACAGATGCCcagataataatgaaggcAATGCTTGCTATTTAGAGCTAGAAAAGGGGGATTGTGCTTTCATTCTCGGATCTACTTATCATGCTGCAAGTTCAAACATGACATCAGAAGATAGGATCACATCCTTCTATTTTATGACTAAGAGTTATTTAAAACAGgaagaaaattattttttggaTAAAAACGTTAGTTATTTTAcgaaatattcaaatatagCCTTAAGATTACTTGGATTAGATTTAAGCGAACCGTTTTGTGGACATATGGACTATATGAATCCCATTTTGTTATTTACTGCCAAGTCAAGCTTCGAGGAATCAACTCCtaaattccaaaataaaaattacaCGGAAACAATTTATCCCTCGTTTACTTGA